The window gtcctggggtccctagaggtactagagttggctgggatgggacagacaaagataaaaaaagggatgaaggcagcttggggaggcccatggggagagcaggtggcagtgggatctacggggtAAAAGGAGGTTCCCTCGTAGactgttgttctggggtcctcttcacagaagacttgagagggctgtccaggccgttcctgctgctggaggagctgctcacgctgtctggctgtgaggtgcagccaccgtcttccaactcctgtcccgaggtgctcctgtgcagagaggaggtggctgaggccccagctgccagtggcacacagggaccctcctgcacagcagggcccagagctggcaaggctccccagcacggctggagctgctggcacagctgggcccagctggacagctgccccccaaggccccggccagcagggcacggctctgggcagggtccctggccaggagcgggccccacagcgcctctgcctttcaagggcaacctcggccctgctctttctcctccccaccttcctctgcctctgccccgtgcccctggggctgctcttggccaggcagcctcagtgggagccagccctggctgcagccccagcggggcccccaggacaaggcccagcaattgagaggccaatggaagcactgggcagcagcagaaccctcagcagagttctttggacaatcatgggctggccacaactccactgcagcctcagtgggaatgcTCCCTGTCCATGctggactttcaaaagaagctgttggagggggtgggcaataaaacactcactgttttctgttccaggaataccagattccaaagcagcacaataggaagacaagctccaaataaagcatgcctgccagaaaccctagccagcagcctgttccctgacagaagccccttccgaggccatcctgggcatcgggaacaggtcttgtggtgccggctgcatctgtgggagtgatggggagcgtgagcccgtgctttgctgcactgctcagctggcagcacggtgaatacgggcaggacgttctctgtttcccccagagctggggcctgcaggcaccttgccggcccttggcacaggctgcgccagccaacaaagcccagcaggccgggaggagagcccggggcagcacagctgcttgggcagtggctgctgccagggacacgggccaaagccatccctgagcagccactgccagccctggccctccctgccccgtgacagctcccccagccccatgggacagggtcaggccctgtcaggacccagcgcagcccctgcccagtcgggagtcagggctggctctggccctgggctggcggcagggctcccgctcggggctgctcctgtgccttgggcctctgggcactcagggccagctccgcagcagctgcagcgccagggacgttgctgtaccagtcccgtttccccggggctctgaaccagctccagaggcctggaagccgaggcgcctccagctttggctgctgccgggccaggaaagggcaggccctgggggaagagctactgccacacagccccagccagggctgagcctggcacagcaattacctgctgtgcctgtgcccgtgtctggcatcgccttccttcctgcagcaggggctgccaatgagccactgcttctccctgagtgttcctcctcctgaacagccttttggtccatcacttgaaaaaggaaaaaagggacaactggatcaaatggaaacattcccaCTGGGGATGTGTCATCTTCATCAGGACATGCTTGtcaaagtcacaggtaaagatcaggaaaaagcccaggtaattggggctaggccagtgcactcccatgAGCAAAGAGCAACaccgcctgatcttctcagagactgggaaatggcaggggatctcaggcccacagtacagttgaggcaccctatcagctgatgccaaattccatcctgcagaggctggggaggaattgcagccaggccaggatgggaaacagccctgcagggcgtgaaagcagcagcggggcagcgaggctgtcatggatcccttcccactgtggcGGGCACGgagtgtccagatgtgcagccaaagcccccagctgctgagtcccagggaaagcatgagggaaatgcacccaccttgtcctccgggtgcttccctctgtgtttctctcaggaattcatctgcctcatgagacatttgggctgcagtatcttgggtcttcccttttggaggaccttaagaaaaagtagttccatttcccaggaatgggtcccacaaaagcggggctcagcctgtgtgGTTAGCAGGGAcccactactcacccctgccatgggagctgggttggggccaagcatccagccctggagcttgagaagtcctccctgcagacacacctgtaactcaacagccacagaagcttctgccatctctgctgatctgcacgggcaccactgagccgcagcagagGTGAGGGGATCATGCAGGGCGCGGGCagacacgtgcatggttctgtgctggcccctgcagcgctgcctccctggcccagctttgggctctgagctggaagctctcccaggggaaaggccttgacctaccctcagcatctcccagagcctcagtcctggatgtggggccttcaccggcaggttcagctgcaaagaaaggcaggacagaagagctcctgtggcactgcaggagatcctcaggctgcccacaaggctcagccccggggcacagccctaggcccggccccttccctctctgctcttctctgtgattgcacagagcacatggaaggacacactggcattgcacactgaggaagattgaaagctaaatgctagatcctcccactgacagtgatacTGTGCGActcctcagggatccagaagggagcagggcaagattttcagaatccttcagcccttaaataatgttaagggaaatggcttatgagtgagctcttgtcacattgatcctgattattctgtcaagaaaggcacaTGGAGGAAtggcctccagcatcctccaggaatttcaagccattttccagcagggcttccAAAAAATCCAAGTCATGATTCCAGTCTTGAAGGGATCAGAGATCAGAACGATATcagtggcattctgggatccccttctggcatagggaactgggcactgccagggtgtCGGGTAAgaccgtgggagccagatgggaatagacatggccaaaggtgcacaggggcctggggagctctgggctgcctcctggtcactctccacactctttccctgccctcagcaacatccctgggaggggtggctggagcaccACAGGGCCCCGGGGGCTCTCTTcttcacatacaaaagaaatcctcacaaaagccctggggaaaactgcagcaggcagtgccacagctatccatccctctgtccctctgtccctcctgccatccttctgctgggacagctctcagatcccaagggcaaacagccaggccctctcaggacacactgcagccttgctctccccctctgtcctttccccaccgtgggcaccccgtgcagtcgctgccaggtttcaggacatgtctcccatggagggaccgcagcaggactgctcagtgccctgagcctgctcgggataattcccctgggctgtgctgctctagtccaagctgtgcccgcactgccaagcagcagagagggcagctcaagcctcagcagggctcaggcccagaggcacagcaattacctcctgtgcctgtgcctggcatggcctcccttcctgcagcagaggctggcacggaaccactgcttcctccggcaaatgcttccttctgcacaggctctcctttcatttctggagaatggaaaagagacagctggatcagatggaaacattcctgactgggaatggggaaggtgataACTTCAGGaagcatcacttgtgaaaggaatgcataaggatcagaaaacacccaggattttgggacaagccaaggctgcttccttccccaaacagccccaacatctgatctgcctggacaccaggaaattgcagggcatctgagggtgggcatggcctgtggtgcaattggggctatctgtcagctgatgccaaatgccttcctgcagaggatgggcagaagctgcagccaggccaggctggggaacagccctgcaggaagtgaaagcagcagcggggcagcgaggctgccatggatcccttcctgctgtgccaggcacggcgtgtccagatgtgcagccaaaggccccggctgctgagtcccaggagcagcatgagggaaatgcacccaccttgtcttctctgcagacattccttcagcatttgccacatgatttctaatgggtcctggaatttcctgcctgccatgtctttggtctctcctgtcagaggaccttaaaagaaagtagttccatttcccagcaatggaccccacaaaagcagggctcagcctgaggggtcagcagggacacactactcacccctgccatgggagctggccttttgtgcagcatccaaggtaggagttggtgaggtcgtccctgcagacacgcctgtaacacaacagccacagaagcttctgtcacctggttcttaccagtcagtcaaacattacgccttggtgggacagtgagaacatacctgcagaatgctcagagggcttcacaacttcagagcgccaggctaatggagaatccttcccagcatcccagtctggaagcaaaccaagatgagaactgtttccattgtgtgccagggctggctctggccctgggctggcggcagggctcccgctcggggctgctcctgtgccttgggcctctgggcactcagggccagctccgcagcagctgcagcgccagggacgttgctgcaccagtcccgtttccccggggctctgaaccagctccagaggcctggaagccgaggcgcctccagctttggctgctgccgggccgggcaagggcaggccctgggggaagagctgctgccacacagccccggccaggcctgagcccggcacagcaattacctgctgtgcctgtgcccgtgtctggctttgccttccttcctgcagcaggggctggcaccgaagatggagtacatccttcaagaaatgccaccttccactgaagcactatgtccatctcttgacaaaggaagggagacagctgcatcagatggagctgtttcccacttgggtggtggcatcagaggtaatatttgtgaaagttatggagcaggaaaatggccaggttacagtggcatgatgagagcacttccacctccaaacagccagccttttcctaatctgcagggctggatattgtgggggatctcagggtgtgttacagtttgggcatggcctgtcagctgatgccaaataacttccggcagaggctgggcagaagctgcagccaggccaggctgggaaacagccctgcagggcgtgaaagcagcagcggggcagcgaggctgccatggatcccttcccactgtgccgggcatggcgtgtccagatgtgcagccaaagcccgcggctgctgactcccaggggaagcatgagggaaatgcacccaccttctcttgtctgcaggggttccttcagctcttgcctcatctgtttggatggttccagggatatcttatctgttgtatcttggattttccctgttggagtaccttagagaaaaatatttccatttcccaggaatggatcccagaaaagcagggctcagcctgtggggtcagcagggacacactactcacccctgagatgggagctgggcttgagtgcagcatccaaggtagcagctggagaagctggagaagtcttccctgtagacacatctgtaacacaacagccacagaagcttctgtcacctggtgcctgcccgcttgtctacaattcttccttggtggcacactgacaacatacctgcaggaggctccaagggcttcaaaactttattcatccaagctgatggagaagccttcccagcaccctcatctacaatgcagcaccgatgagaacattttccagtgtgtgctgggatctctttctgccccagggaactgggcactgccagggagtcggctaaggccatgggagccagatgtgaatagacatggccaaagctgcccaggggcctggggagctctgggctggctcctggtcactctccacactctttccctgccctcagcaacatccctgggaggggtggctgcagcagtgcagggacctgggactctccccctcacacacagaagaaatcctccctaaagcatgggggaaaactgcagcaggcagtgccacagctatccatcctgccctccctctgtccctcctgccctccttctgtggggaaaccccccagatcccaagggcaaacagccaggccctctcaggacacactggagccttgctctccccctctgtcctttccccaccgtgggcaccccgtgcagtcactcccaggtttcaggacatgtctcccatggagggaccccagcaggactgctcagtgccctgagcctgctcgggataattcccctgggctgtgctgctctagtccaggctgtgcccgcactgccaaacagcagagagggcagctcaagcctcagcagggctcaggcccagaggcacagcaattacctcctgtgcctgtgcctggcatggccacccttcctggagctgaggctggcatgcaaccactgcttcctccgggaaatgcttctttctccgcaggctctcctttcatttccggagaatggaaaagagacagctggatcagatgaaaacattcctgactgggaatggggaaggggacaatttcaggaggcatcacttgtgaaaggaatgcataaggatcagaaaacacccaggattttgggacaacccaaggctgcttccttccccaaacagccccaacatctgatctgcctggacaccaggaaattgcagggatctgagggtggggcatggcctgtggtgcatttggggctgtctgccagctgatgccaaatgccttcctgcagaggctgggcagaagctgcagccaggccaggctgggaaacagccctgcagggcgtgaaagcagcagcggggcagcgaggctgccatggatcccttcctgctgtgccaggcacgacgtgtccagatgtgcagccaaaggccctggctgctgagtcccaggagcagcatgagggaaatgcacccaccttgtcttctctgcagacattccttcagcatttgccacatgatttctaatgggtcctggaatttcctgcctgccatgtctttggtctctcctgtcagaggaccttaaaagaaagtagttccatttcccagcaatggaccccacaaaagcagggctcagcctgaggggtcagcagggacacactactcacccctgccatgggagctggccttttgtgcagcatccaaggtaggagttggtgaggtcgtccctgcagacacgcctgtaacacaacagccacagaagcttctgtcacctggttcttaccagtcagtcaaacattacgccttggtgggacagtgagaacatacctgcagaatgctcagagggcttcacaacttcagagcgccaggctaatggagaatccttcccagcatcccagtctggaagcaaaccaagatgagaactgtttccattgtgtgccagggctggctctggccctgggctggcggcagggctcccgctcggggctgctcctgtgccttgggcctctgggcactcagggccagctccgcagcagctgcagcgccagggacgttgctgcaccagtcccgtttccccggggctctgaaccagctccagaggccttgaagccgaggcgcctccagctttggctgctgccgggccgggcaagggcaggccctgggggaagagctgctgccacacagccccggccaggcctgagcccagcacagcaattacctgctgtgcctgtgcccgtgtctggctttgccttccttcctgcagcaggggctggcaccgaagatggagtacatccttcaagaaatgccaccttccactgaagcactatgtccatctcttgacaaaggaagggagacagctgcatcagatggagctgtttcccacttgggtggtggcatcagaggtaatatttgtgaaagttatggagcaggaaaatggccaggttacagtggcatgatgagagcacttccacctccaaacagccacccttttcctaatctgcagggctggatatagtgggggatctcagggtgtgttacagtttgggcatggcctgtcagctgaggccaaataacttccggcagaggctgggcagaagctgcagccaggccaggctgggaaacagccctgcagggcgtgaaagcagcagcggggcagcgaggctgctatggatcccttcctgctgtgccgggcacggcgtgtccagatgtgcagccaaagcccccggctgctgagtcccaggggaagcatgagggaaatgcacccaccttctcttgtctgcaggggtttcttcagctcttgcctcatctgtttggatggttccagggatatcttatctgttgtatcttggattttccctgttggagtaccttagagaaaaatatttccatttcccaggaatggatcccagaaaagcagggttcagcctgtggggtcagcagggacacactactcacccctgagatgggagctgggcttgagtgcagcatccaaggtagcagctggagaagctggagaagtcttccctgtagacacatctgtaacacaacagccacagaagcttctgtcacctggtgcctgcccgcttgtctacaattcttccttggtggcacactgacaacatacctgcaggaggctccaagggcttcaaaactttattcatccaagctgatggagaagccttcccagcaccctcatctacaatgcagcaccgatgagaacattttccagtgtgtgctgggatctctttctgccacagggaactgggcactgccagggagtcgggtaaggccatgggagccagatgtgaatagacatggccaaagctgcccaggggcctggggagctctgggctggctcctggtcactctccacactctttccctgccctcagcaacatccctgggaggggtggctgcagcagcgcaGGGCCTCcgggttctctccctcagacacagaggaaatcctctctaaaaccccggcgaaaactgcagcaggcagtgacataggtatccatccctccctctgtccctcctgccctccttctgctgggacagctcccaaatcccaagggcaaacagccaggccctctcaggacacactgcagccttgctctccccctctatcctttccccaccgtgggcaccccgtgcagtcgctgccaggtttcaggacatgtctcccacggagggaccccagcaggactgctcagtacctgagtgccctgagcctgcttgggataatacctctgggctgtgcctgacttgtccaggctgtccccgcactgccaaacagcagagagtgcagctcaagcctcagccgggctcaggcccagaggcacagcaattacctcctgtgcctgtgcctggcatcgcctctcttcctgcagcagaggctggcatggaatcactgcttcctctgggaaatgccgccttatgcccagcctctgcatccacttctggagaaaggaagagggacagctggatcaggtggagctgttccccactggggaggtggcgccttcaggagggaatgattgtcaaagacatggctaagaatcaggaaattCCTATAAACATTTTGGGAAGGCCAGGCCCCTCCCCTCTCCAAACTGGTGCCGTTTCTGTTCTACCCGGCGACTGGAAAatttcaggggatctcaggcctgtggtgcaattaggtggcctgtcagctgatgccaaatgccttcttgcaggggctgggcagaagctgcagccaggccaggctgggaaacagccctgcaagacgtcaaagcagcagcagggcagtgaggctgccatggatcccttcccactgtgccaggcacggcgtgtccagatgtgcagccaaagcccctggctgctgagtcccaggggaagcatgagggaaatgcacccaccttctcctgcctgctgcatttccttcagcatttgcctcatgttttcggatgcatcatggggtttctggtgtcctgtagcttggtccttccccctcggaggaccttagagcaacagaattccatttcccaggaacagatcccacaaaagtagggctcagcctgtggggtcagcagggacacactactcacctctgcgatggttgccaggcttctgtgtaggaatcagcaaaggagctggacaagtcctccctgcagacacacctgtaactcaacagccacagaagcttctgccatctctgctgatctgcacgggcaccactgagccacaGGAGGGGTGAGGGAATCacacagggcgagggcacacacgtgcatcgttctgtgctggcacctgcagtgctgcctccctggcccagctttgggatctgagctggcagctctcccaggggaaaggccttgacctaccctcagcatctcccagagcctcagtcctggacgtggcttgggaagctgcaccaccttcaccagcaggttcagctgcaaagaaaggcaggacagaagacctgtaaatccaccaacagaaacaccagccaaacctcactaaaaagtcaccactacttcttgaagtaaaatagactgatgcatgttaatacctaagcttgtaagctgtaaaacccattgttatgagaagtaaaatattttattttaaactgtattattcatgaggttgttttaggtgaactgaatatttaaggtgtgatatgcaaatgtatttcaaaaaataaaatattttagtgcttttgttataacagagaaaagaaatagaagtaaaagctaatgaaacactgtaaagaatatattagaacaataatatgattcgtgaaaaatcggaaaaaaattaagtatataagatacaaaccagatttaagttccaagaaacactaaaagtaacattaaatcagataggatataacaaaagccgttagatatttaataaggatcaaattaaaataaaggaaaacagccaagtatagctgaaagaaagagaagtgtacagactaattacaactttagagctaaaacgtcaaagaaacaaaactataacaattagaaataagcaggtgctatcctaaatcctgaaaaacaatttaaaaggctcttataaatcttatgaagtaaatactgagaatgagacgaatgacgtcagtgactagatcccaaggtgtaagctctgctaccaagaagatacacatcttggccctttggctgcaacccaaaggggctttgagagagctagagtgttaaaactgcagagggttattgtcactgtattagttatccaagcccaaaaagaatgagccatatgcacactaccaagttagtgtagtacgctataattttaacaaattcagaa of the Passer domesticus isolate bPasDom1 chromosome 9, bPasDom1.hap1, whole genome shotgun sequence genome contains:
- the LOC135307700 gene encoding uncharacterized protein LOC135307700 isoform X6: MPASAPGRVAMPGTGTGDEGAGKASPSAWMNKVLKPLEPPADVSTGKTSPASPAATLDAALKPSSHLRGTPTGKIQDTTDKISLEPSKQMRQELKEPLQTREEMDIVLQWKVAFLEGCTPSSVPAPAAGRKAKPDTGTGTADWDAGKDSPLAWRSEVVKPSEHSAGVSAGTTSPTPTLDAAQKASSHGRGETKDMAGKKFQDPLEIMWQMLKECLQRRQEMNGEPVQKEAFPGGSSGCMPASATGREAMPGTGTGDWNRDMGFQEVLMKDGLKFLEDAGGKFSFCPS